The genomic interval GTCGACATGTTCACGCCAGCCGGCAAGCAGATCCTTGCCCCACATGGTGGTGCCGCGGTTTCCGGTGCCGATCAGGGCAAAACGGCGTTTCTCCATCGAATGATCCTCCTGCACGCGTGATGAAACAAATACTGAAATCAGATCTGGCAGCAGCTCCGGAAGCGCTCGACGCAGGTGGCGATCACCTCGTCGGCCGGACGCTTCCACCAGTTTTCGGCCGAAAAGATCTCCACTTCCTGCGCGCCGAAGAAACCGGCGGCCTCGATCATCCGTCTTATGCCTTTGAGGTCGATGACACCATCGCCCATCATGCCGCGGTCGAGCAGCATGTCCCGGGTCGGCGCCAGCCAGTCGCAGATGTGGTGGGCGAAGATGCGGTTCGTGCGTCCGGCGCGGGCAATCTGGTTGGCAAGATCGGGGTCCCACCAGACATGGTAGACGTCGATCGCAACGCCGACATCCTCGCCGAGCTCATCGCACATGTCGAGCGCCTGTCCGAGCGTGTTCACGCAGGCCCGGTCGGCGGCATACATCGGATGCAGCGGTTCGATCGCGAGCTTCACGCCCGCGGCCTGTGCATGCGGCAGCACGGCGGCAATGCCATCGAACACCATCTGCCGGGCCCCGACAATATCCTTCGAAGCGCCCGGCAGGCCGCCGACCACGAGCACGAGGCAATCGGCGGAAAAGGCCGCCGCTTCGTCGATGGCGCGCCTGTT from Rhizobium lentis carries:
- a CDS encoding sugar phosphate isomerase/epimerase family protein, which encodes MQVEGLSINLATIREQCGFAEAVDICLKHGITSIAPWRDQVAKAGLDEAVRIVKSNGIKLTGLCRGGFFPAANDADWQKNLDDNRRAIDEAAAFSADCLVLVVGGLPGASKDIVGARQMVFDGIAAVLPHAQAAGVKLAIEPLHPMYAADRACVNTLGQALDMCDELGEDVGVAIDVYHVWWDPDLANQIARAGRTNRIFAHHICDWLAPTRDMLLDRGMMGDGVIDLKGIRRMIEAAGFFGAQEVEIFSAENWWKRPADEVIATCVERFRSCCQI